The following are encoded together in the Onychostoma macrolepis isolate SWU-2019 chromosome 03, ASM1243209v1, whole genome shotgun sequence genome:
- the LOC131537385 gene encoding gastrula zinc finger protein XlCGF8.2DB-like — translation MAFIKEESEDVKIEDAFRVKHEETEEQTELMALKEENQELNEMEEKHHDFVTGEQTSSRVQNTETFNHHTMVHSTEKWFKCDQCARQFWNIKHLNRHVILHSKEKPFKCQKCEKCFKIEKYLKNHMKIHSGQKPFTCTQCGKCFGHKVSLKTHMTLHTGEKPYTCRLCGRSFSQNGNLKYHMRVHTGEKRYTCPHCKKKFGHKVSLKTHMRIHTGEKPYTCRHCEERFTHKESFEIHVIRHTGEMPFTCQLCGKGFPQKGNLKSHIKVHTGEKPFICPHCGKGFTSKGNLKIHMRIHTGEKPYPCSRCEMRFLYKRDLKQHLQTQCSSE, via the exons AtggcgtttattaaagaggagagtgaagatgTGAAGATTGAAGACGcattcagagtcaaacatgaagagactgaggaacaaacag AGCTGATGGCACTGAAAGAGGAGAATCAAGAACTGAATGAAATGGAAGAGAAACATCATGATTTTGTAACTGGAGAACAGACATCTTCAAgagttcaaaacactgaaaccTTTAATCACCACACAATGGTTCACTCAACAGAGAAATGGTTTAAATGTGATCAGTGTGCAAGGCAGTTCTGGAACATTAAACACCTTAACAGGCACGTAATACTTCATTCCAAAGAAAAGCCTTTTAAATGCCAGAAGTgtgaaaagtgttttaaaatagaGAAATACCTGAAGAATCACATGAAAATTCACAGCGGACAGAAGCCGTTCACATGCACTCAGTGTGGGAAGTGTTTCGGTCATAAAGTCAGCCTCAAGACTCACATGACtcttcacaccggagagaagccttacacctGCAGACTGTGTGGAAGGAGCTTCTCACAAAACGGAAATCTTAAAtatcacatgagagttcacactggagagaaacggTACACCTGCcctcactgcaaaaaaaaatttggtcACAAAGTCAGCCTCAAGACTCACATGAGgattcacaccggagagaagccttacacatGCCGACACTGTGAAGAGAGATTCACACACAAAGAGTCCTTTGAAATACACGTGATACGTCACACTGGAGAGATGCCTTTCACCTGCCAACTGTGCGGGAAGGGCTTCCCACAGAAAGGAAATCTGAAGTCTCACATAaaagttcacactggagagaagcctttcatcTGTCCTCACTGTGGAAAGGGTTTCACTTCTAAAGGCAACCTTAAGATTCacatgaggattcacactggagagaagccgtaccCATGCTCTCGGTGTGAGATGAGGTTCCTGTATAAAAGAGACCTGAAACAGCATTTACAAACCCAGTGTTCCTCAGAGTGA